A genomic segment from Actinomadura hallensis encodes:
- a CDS encoding lytic transglycosylase domain-containing protein yields the protein MSERRAPAVTAPQPAVARNDDVKVAGADRTRSSASSASAGDTLGLQALPDGPGGLDGPAGGPRDEIASGEGPAARRPAPSGGSGRRNGMRIAAVAAGAAVVIGGGAAAAFALTGGSGGDAATVKPTQPLADAEPEVDPKVLEEQRRRLALERASRETRQYSGKGLALRPKGEPLPTKTPEQKPTTGTGGGSAAPVADPVPAGEAQQIAKRMMPSFGFTGDGEFGCLVKLWNKESGWRTNAANPSSQAYGIPQANPGSKMASAGADWRTNPATQIKWGLGYIKDRYGTPCKAWAHSQSVGWY from the coding sequence GTGTCCGAGCGCCGCGCGCCCGCGGTCACCGCGCCCCAGCCCGCCGTGGCGCGCAACGACGACGTGAAGGTCGCCGGCGCGGACCGCACCCGGTCCTCCGCGTCCTCCGCGTCCGCTGGGGACACCCTCGGGCTCCAGGCCCTCCCGGACGGGCCCGGCGGGCTCGACGGCCCCGCCGGAGGCCCCCGCGACGAGATCGCGTCCGGGGAGGGCCCCGCGGCCCGCCGTCCCGCCCCGAGCGGTGGTTCCGGCAGGCGCAACGGCATGCGGATCGCCGCGGTCGCCGCGGGCGCCGCGGTCGTGATCGGCGGTGGCGCCGCCGCCGCGTTCGCGCTGACGGGCGGCTCCGGCGGCGACGCCGCGACCGTGAAGCCGACCCAGCCGCTGGCCGACGCCGAGCCGGAGGTCGACCCGAAGGTCCTGGAGGAGCAGCGCCGCCGGCTGGCGTTGGAACGCGCCTCCCGCGAGACGCGCCAGTACAGCGGCAAGGGACTGGCCCTGCGCCCCAAGGGCGAGCCGCTCCCGACCAAGACGCCGGAGCAGAAGCCGACCACCGGCACCGGCGGCGGGAGCGCCGCTCCGGTCGCCGACCCCGTCCCGGCGGGCGAGGCGCAGCAGATCGCCAAGAGGATGATGCCGAGCTTCGGGTTCACCGGCGACGGCGAGTTCGGCTGCCTGGTGAAGCTGTGGAACAAGGAGAGCGGCTGGAGGACCAACGCCGCCAACCCCTCGTCCCAGGCGTACGGCATCCCGCAGGCCAACCCCGGCTCCAAGATGGCCAGCGCGGGCGCCGACTGGCGCACCAACCCCGCCACGCAGATCAAGTGGGGCCTCGGCTACATCAAGGACCGCTACGGCACTCCGTGCAAGGCCTGGGCGCACTCGCAGAGCGTCGGCTGGTACTGA
- a CDS encoding class II fumarate hydratase: MGEREFRVEHDSMGEVRVPAAAKWRAQTQRAVENFPISGRTLEAAHIAALGHVKAAAATVNAELGVLDKDLAAAIAEAAREVADGRWDDQFPVDVFQTGSGTSSNMNANEVVATLAQERLGRPVHPNDHVNASQSSNDVFPSSIHIAATGAVLNDLIPALRHLQNALTRKADEYRTAVKSGRTHLMDATPVTLGQEFGGYAAQIGHGVERLEAVVPRLAELPLGGTAVGTGINTPEGFAGRVIEEIARATGLPLTEARDHFEAQGARDGLVEASGALRTVAVSLHKIANDVRWMGSGPRAGLAEIRLPDLQPGSSIMPGKVNPVIPEAVLQVCAQVIGNDAAVAFGGASGNFELNVMLPMLARNVLESITLLANASRLFADRCVDGIEADVDRMREYAESSPSIVTPLNRYIGYEEAAKVAKQALSERRTIRDVVLERGYVEDGKLTLEELDAALDVLGMTNTP; encoded by the coding sequence ATGGGTGAGCGCGAGTTCCGGGTCGAGCATGACTCCATGGGGGAGGTCCGGGTTCCGGCGGCGGCGAAGTGGCGGGCGCAGACGCAGCGCGCCGTGGAGAACTTCCCGATCTCGGGACGGACGCTGGAGGCCGCGCACATCGCCGCGCTGGGCCACGTCAAGGCCGCCGCGGCGACCGTGAACGCCGAGCTCGGGGTGCTCGACAAGGACCTCGCGGCCGCGATCGCCGAGGCCGCCCGGGAGGTCGCGGACGGCAGGTGGGACGACCAGTTCCCCGTCGACGTGTTCCAGACCGGGTCCGGGACCTCGTCCAACATGAACGCCAACGAGGTCGTGGCGACGCTGGCGCAGGAGCGGCTCGGCCGCCCCGTCCACCCCAACGACCACGTGAACGCCTCCCAGTCGTCCAACGACGTGTTCCCGTCGTCGATCCACATCGCGGCGACCGGGGCCGTCCTCAACGACCTGATCCCCGCCCTGAGGCATCTGCAGAACGCGCTGACCCGCAAGGCGGACGAGTACCGCACGGCGGTGAAGTCCGGCCGCACGCACCTCATGGACGCCACGCCGGTGACGCTGGGCCAGGAGTTCGGCGGGTACGCCGCTCAGATCGGGCACGGCGTGGAGCGCCTGGAGGCGGTCGTCCCGCGGCTGGCGGAGCTGCCGCTCGGCGGCACGGCGGTCGGCACCGGCATCAACACCCCGGAGGGGTTCGCCGGGCGCGTCATCGAGGAGATCGCGCGGGCCACGGGCCTGCCGCTGACCGAGGCCCGCGACCACTTCGAGGCGCAGGGCGCGCGGGACGGGCTGGTGGAGGCCAGCGGCGCGCTCCGCACGGTCGCGGTGAGCCTCCACAAGATCGCCAACGACGTGCGCTGGATGGGCTCGGGGCCGCGCGCCGGGCTGGCCGAGATCCGGCTGCCCGACCTGCAGCCCGGCTCGTCGATCATGCCGGGCAAGGTGAACCCGGTGATCCCCGAGGCGGTCCTGCAGGTCTGCGCCCAGGTCATCGGGAACGACGCGGCGGTCGCGTTCGGCGGCGCGTCCGGCAACTTCGAGCTGAACGTGATGCTGCCGATGCTGGCCCGCAACGTCCTGGAGTCGATCACGCTGCTGGCGAACGCGTCCCGGCTGTTCGCCGACCGCTGCGTGGACGGCATCGAGGCCGACGTGGACCGCATGCGCGAGTACGCCGAGTCGTCCCCGTCGATCGTGACGCCGCTGAACCGCTACATCGGCTACGAAGAGGCGGCCAAGGTCGCCAAGCAGGCGCTCAGCGAGCGCAGGACGATCCGCGACGTGGTGCTCGAGCGCGGCTACGTGGAGGACGGCAAGCTGACCCTGGAGGAGCTGGACGCCGCCCTGGACGTGCTGGGAATGACCAACACGCCTTGA
- a CDS encoding serine/threonine-protein kinase, with translation MSQSERLVLATRYRLVSEIGQGANGTVWRGHDELLDRSVAIKELRLPEDLSEDDRVVFYRRTLREARAPAQLRTHSIVEVYDVVIEQGRPWIVMEMIEAPSLEHLIETSGPLPPERVAHIGRALLDALNTAHKAGIVHRDLKPSNVLLDGDRVVLTDFGLAFSSGSASLTKTGHFMGSPAYVAPEVAAGEKATPRSDLWSLGATLYAALEGHPPFERENVMATLSALANESPPVPQNAGALAPVITGLLEKNPTRRLSHARAVDRLERAMAGPRSGRRQTTPRYRLMAVIALIGATVASCGIGATALIVGMMREGPGPTATETTSSPASGDAQVPPGIDTSTLVVRARNDNCKIFVSVPGNVITVLSDETLKADEARQYDQPRINAVIYDASACDVWVNGEQKPVGEPGERKNYTINKE, from the coding sequence ATGTCACAGTCAGAGCGCCTCGTTCTAGCGACGCGCTACCGGCTGGTCTCGGAGATAGGTCAGGGTGCCAACGGCACGGTCTGGAGAGGCCACGACGAGCTCCTCGATCGCTCGGTGGCGATCAAAGAGCTGCGCCTCCCGGAGGACCTGTCCGAGGACGACCGGGTGGTCTTCTACCGCCGCACCCTCAGAGAGGCGCGCGCGCCGGCTCAGCTGCGCACGCACTCCATCGTCGAGGTGTACGACGTAGTCATCGAACAGGGCCGTCCCTGGATCGTGATGGAGATGATCGAGGCGCCCAGCCTCGAGCACCTCATCGAGACGTCGGGCCCGCTGCCCCCCGAACGCGTCGCGCACATCGGCCGTGCCCTCCTGGACGCCCTCAACACCGCGCACAAGGCCGGGATAGTGCACCGCGACCTCAAGCCCAGCAACGTCCTGCTGGACGGCGACCGGGTCGTGCTCACCGACTTCGGCCTCGCGTTCTCGTCGGGGTCGGCCAGCCTGACGAAGACGGGCCACTTCATGGGCTCGCCCGCCTACGTCGCCCCCGAGGTGGCCGCAGGCGAGAAGGCGACCCCCCGGTCCGACCTCTGGTCGCTGGGCGCGACCCTGTACGCCGCGCTGGAGGGCCATCCCCCGTTCGAGCGCGAGAACGTGATGGCGACGCTGAGCGCGCTGGCCAACGAGTCTCCCCCGGTCCCGCAGAACGCCGGCGCCCTCGCGCCCGTGATCACCGGCCTGCTGGAGAAGAACCCGACGCGGCGCCTCAGCCACGCCCGCGCCGTCGACCGCCTGGAGCGGGCGATGGCGGGTCCCCGGTCCGGGCGGCGCCAGACGACGCCGCGCTACCGCCTGATGGCCGTGATCGCGCTCATCGGCGCGACCGTGGCCTCCTGCGGCATCGGCGCCACCGCGCTCATCGTCGGCATGATGAGGGAGGGCCCCGGCCCCACCGCGACCGAGACGACGTCCAGTCCCGCCAGCGGCGACGCGCAGGTCCCGCCCGGCATCGACACCAGCACCCTGGTCGTCCGGGCCCGCAACGACAACTGCAAGATCTTCGTGTCGGTCCCGGGCAACGTGATAACGGTGCTCAGCGACGAGACGCTGAAGGCCGACGAGGCGCGGCAGTACGACCAGCCGCGCATCAACGCCGTGATCTACGACGCGTCCGCCTGCGACGTCTGGGTGAACGGCGAGCAGAAACCCGTCGGCGAACCCGGGGAACGCAAGAACTACACCATCAACAAGGAGTGA
- a CDS encoding fumarate hydratase, with protein MPEFSFTDLLPLGPDDTDYRLLTSDGVSTFEANGRRFLQVEPEALRLLTETAMRDVAHLLRPAHLAQLRRILDDPEASPNDRFVALDLLKNAGIASGGVLPMCQDTGTAIVMGKRGQHVLTDGKDEEHISRGVYDAYTRLNLRYSQMAPLTMWDEKNTGTNLPAQIELYATAGDEYKFLFMAKGGGSANKSFLYQETKAVLNPKRMMSFLEEKIRSLGTAACPPYHLAIVVGGTSAEYALKTAKYASAHYLDSMPTEGSPLGHGFRDLELELQVFELTQKLGIGAQFGGKYFCHDVRVIRLPRHGASCPVAIAVSCSADRQALAKITAEGVFLERLETDPAQYLPDTTDDELDDQVVRIDLNRPMDEIRAELTRYPVKTRLSLTGPLVVARDIAHAKIKERLDAGEPMPQYMRDHAVYYAGPAKTPEGYASGSFGPTTAGRMDSYVEQFQAAGGSLVMLAKGNRSKQVTDACKKYGGFYLGSIGGPAARLAQDCIKKVEVLEYPELGMEAVWKIEVEDFPAFIVVDDKGEDFFADTGGPVLTIGRR; from the coding sequence ATGCCTGAGTTCTCCTTCACCGACCTGCTTCCGCTCGGCCCGGACGACACCGACTACCGGCTCCTGACCTCCGACGGGGTCTCGACGTTCGAGGCGAACGGGCGGAGGTTCCTGCAGGTCGAGCCGGAGGCGCTGCGGCTGCTCACCGAGACCGCCATGCGCGACGTCGCGCACCTGCTGCGTCCCGCGCACCTGGCGCAGCTCCGGCGGATCCTGGACGACCCTGAGGCGTCCCCCAACGACCGTTTCGTGGCGCTCGACCTGCTGAAGAACGCGGGCATCGCGTCCGGCGGGGTCCTGCCGATGTGCCAGGACACCGGCACCGCGATCGTGATGGGCAAGCGCGGCCAGCACGTCCTGACCGACGGTAAGGACGAGGAGCACATCTCCCGCGGCGTTTACGACGCCTACACGAGGTTGAACCTGCGCTACTCGCAGATGGCGCCGCTCACGATGTGGGACGAGAAGAACACCGGCACCAACCTTCCCGCGCAGATCGAGCTGTACGCGACCGCCGGCGACGAGTACAAGTTCCTTTTCATGGCCAAGGGCGGCGGCAGTGCGAACAAGTCGTTCCTCTACCAGGAAACGAAGGCCGTTCTGAATCCGAAGCGGATGATGTCCTTCCTGGAGGAGAAGATCCGCTCGCTCGGCACCGCGGCCTGCCCGCCGTACCACCTGGCGATCGTCGTCGGCGGCACGTCCGCGGAGTACGCGCTCAAGACCGCCAAGTACGCGTCGGCGCACTACCTGGACTCCATGCCGACCGAGGGGTCGCCGCTGGGCCACGGGTTCCGCGACCTGGAGCTGGAGCTGCAGGTGTTCGAGCTGACGCAGAAGCTCGGCATCGGCGCCCAGTTCGGCGGCAAGTACTTCTGCCACGACGTGCGGGTCATCCGGCTGCCGCGGCACGGGGCGTCCTGCCCGGTCGCGATCGCGGTGTCGTGCAGCGCCGACCGGCAGGCCCTCGCCAAGATCACCGCGGAGGGCGTGTTCCTGGAGCGGCTGGAGACCGACCCGGCGCAGTACCTCCCCGACACCACCGACGACGAGCTCGACGACCAGGTCGTGCGGATCGACCTGAACCGCCCGATGGACGAGATCCGGGCCGAGCTGACCCGGTACCCGGTGAAGACGCGGCTGTCGCTGACCGGGCCGCTGGTCGTCGCCCGCGACATCGCGCACGCCAAGATCAAGGAGCGGCTCGACGCGGGCGAGCCCATGCCGCAGTACATGCGCGACCACGCCGTGTACTACGCGGGCCCGGCCAAGACGCCGGAGGGCTACGCGTCCGGCTCGTTCGGCCCGACCACGGCCGGGCGGATGGACTCCTACGTCGAGCAGTTCCAGGCCGCCGGCGGCTCGCTGGTCATGCTGGCCAAGGGCAACCGGTCCAAGCAGGTCACCGACGCCTGCAAGAAGTACGGCGGCTTCTACCTCGGCTCGATCGGCGGCCCCGCCGCCCGCCTCGCCCAGGACTGCATCAAGAAGGTGGAGGTCCTGGAGTACCCCGAGCTCGGCATGGAGGCCGTCTGGAAGATCGAGGTGGAGGACTTCCCCGCGTTCATCGTGGTGGACGACAAGGGCGAGGACTTTTTCGCGGACACCGGCGGCCCCGTCCTCACCATCGGCAGGCGCTGA
- a CDS encoding HNH endonuclease signature motif containing protein → MHPFTWADLCKPREEQQQREEWTPHGPATAVYDYVAAVLLDIHAGARELEADLKYRVAGRAPEPRGGSDVNTRAALKSIVRLAEALDEEQVKAAARIVGRWATTARRLRDVDEAERWEPLPRRPGALPPPCDYCETYSLRWNRRSGEVRCCNPECLDADGRRGVRCIGVANEVDHVGANDDHRLDNLRAVCAPCHRTRTGRQGRAAQPKRKREPEPHPGMISGPRDRHTA, encoded by the coding sequence GTGCACCCGTTCACCTGGGCCGACCTGTGCAAGCCCCGCGAGGAGCAGCAGCAGCGCGAGGAGTGGACGCCGCACGGCCCCGCCACGGCTGTCTACGACTACGTCGCCGCGGTGCTGCTGGACATCCACGCCGGGGCGCGCGAACTGGAGGCCGACCTGAAGTACCGGGTCGCCGGACGCGCCCCCGAGCCGCGCGGCGGCTCCGACGTCAACACCCGCGCCGCCCTGAAGTCGATCGTGCGGCTCGCCGAGGCCCTCGACGAGGAGCAGGTGAAGGCCGCCGCCCGCATCGTCGGCCGGTGGGCCACCACGGCCCGGCGGCTGCGCGACGTCGACGAAGCTGAACGCTGGGAACCGCTGCCCCGCCGCCCCGGCGCGCTCCCGCCGCCGTGCGACTACTGCGAGACGTACTCGCTGCGCTGGAACCGCCGGTCCGGCGAAGTGAGGTGCTGCAACCCCGAGTGCCTCGACGCCGACGGGCGCCGCGGCGTGCGATGCATCGGCGTCGCGAACGAGGTGGACCACGTCGGCGCCAACGACGACCACCGGCTCGACAACCTCCGCGCCGTCTGCGCCCCCTGCCACCGCACCCGCACAGGCAGGCAGGGCCGGGCGGCCCAGCCCAAGCGCAAGCGCGAACCCGAGCCGCATCCAGGCATGATCAGCGGCCCGCGCGACCGTCACACAGCGTGA
- a CDS encoding phosphotransferase, with protein sequence MRSDWTALQPEVLGAIKAHTGPIHQVVPAPAGNHADVAATVHAAAGRVFVKAARKLSEETDGPEVRSLRNEARIVPHVADFAPRLHWTVEAGGWLVLGFEHVDGRHADYTPGSPDLEILAKTVHALQGARCPDVVRMSVERRWATVAEDVSPMAGGALLHTDVNPENLLITPDGRAVLVDWAHASRGAAWVELGLLIPWLLKAGHAPVEVGNWLSQFPSWAAADATHIDLFSEVFAERWRLRAEDSGCPAWVALHADLTRRWAEYRRGSG encoded by the coding sequence ATGCGCAGCGACTGGACCGCCCTGCAGCCCGAGGTGCTCGGCGCGATCAAGGCGCACACCGGCCCGATCCACCAGGTCGTGCCCGCGCCGGCAGGGAACCACGCCGACGTCGCCGCCACCGTGCACGCCGCGGCCGGGCGGGTATTCGTCAAGGCCGCCCGGAAACTCTCAGAGGAGACTGATGGCCCGGAGGTCCGGTCGCTGCGCAACGAGGCCCGGATCGTCCCGCATGTGGCCGATTTCGCCCCCCGGCTCCACTGGACGGTGGAGGCCGGAGGGTGGCTCGTCCTCGGGTTCGAGCACGTGGACGGTCGGCACGCCGACTACACGCCGGGATCACCCGACCTGGAGATACTCGCCAAGACGGTCCACGCGCTGCAGGGCGCCCGGTGCCCCGACGTGGTGCGGATGAGCGTGGAGCGCCGCTGGGCGACCGTCGCCGAGGACGTCTCCCCGATGGCCGGGGGTGCGCTGCTGCACACCGACGTGAACCCTGAGAATCTGCTGATCACCCCCGACGGCCGGGCGGTCCTGGTCGACTGGGCGCACGCCTCCCGCGGTGCCGCGTGGGTGGAGCTGGGGTTGCTGATCCCGTGGCTGCTCAAGGCCGGGCATGCCCCGGTCGAGGTCGGCAACTGGCTGTCTCAGTTCCCGTCCTGGGCGGCGGCCGACGCCACCCACATTGACCTGTTCTCTGAGGTATTCGCCGAGCGGTGGCGCTTGCGCGCCGAGGACTCTGGCTGCCCCGCCTGGGTCGCGCTGCACGCCGATCTCACCCGGCGGTGGGCCGAGTACCGACGAGGGTCGGGATGA
- a CDS encoding helix-turn-helix domain-containing protein gives MTFGEKLRRLMAERGISQRRLAKLVPCNDGYLSRVAHDRKVPSQRMAERLDELLDAGGQLAALRAPSPWGALNGAVNLDDAERVTQAAERPARLDTATLDALETVLSGQRRLEDAIGAAALLRPVTGQLDAITGMLGEARGPLARRLGRIVAEWTVYAGWLNAALRRDGRALELLARAEELADEFEDGTIAAIATSFRGYVARQQGRPRAVVRASMAAMATPGGHPVQATFDRLQAAQGYATLGEAERARRLLDEAASRAADEVEPPPPVYWYSRPFFDLNIGVVLLGIGEHSDAAALLAEGLDGIPADQAGAEWLGEYRAALEEARDRA, from the coding sequence ATGACGTTCGGCGAGAAGCTCCGACGGCTCATGGCCGAGCGCGGCATCAGCCAGCGCCGCCTGGCCAAGCTCGTCCCGTGCAACGACGGGTACCTGTCCCGCGTCGCCCACGACCGCAAGGTCCCCTCGCAGCGGATGGCCGAGCGACTCGACGAGCTTCTCGACGCCGGCGGGCAGCTGGCCGCACTGCGGGCCCCGTCGCCATGGGGGGCGCTGAACGGGGCCGTGAACCTCGACGACGCCGAACGCGTCACCCAGGCCGCCGAGCGTCCCGCGCGGCTGGACACGGCCACCCTCGATGCGCTGGAGACGGTCCTGTCCGGCCAGCGGCGACTGGAGGACGCCATCGGCGCGGCAGCGCTGCTGCGGCCCGTCACGGGCCAGCTCGACGCCATCACGGGCATGCTCGGCGAGGCGCGGGGGCCGCTCGCGCGGCGGCTCGGCCGGATCGTGGCGGAGTGGACCGTGTACGCCGGGTGGCTCAACGCCGCGCTGCGCCGCGACGGCCGTGCGCTGGAGCTGCTGGCGCGGGCCGAGGAGCTGGCCGACGAGTTCGAGGACGGCACCATCGCGGCGATCGCGACGTCGTTCCGCGGGTACGTCGCCCGCCAGCAGGGCCGCCCCCGCGCCGTGGTCCGCGCCTCCATGGCCGCCATGGCGACGCCGGGCGGGCATCCCGTCCAGGCGACGTTCGACCGGCTGCAGGCCGCCCAGGGGTACGCCACCCTCGGCGAGGCCGAGCGGGCGCGCCGGCTGCTGGACGAGGCCGCGTCCCGCGCCGCCGACGAGGTGGAGCCGCCGCCACCCGTCTACTGGTACTCGCGGCCGTTCTTCGACCTGAACATCGGCGTCGTGCTGCTGGGGATCGGGGAGCACTCCGACGCCGCCGCGCTGCTCGCCGAGGGCCTCGACGGCATCCCCGCGGATCAGGCCGGGGCGGAGTGGCTGGGGGAGTACCGGGCGGCGCTGGAGGAGGCGCGCGACCGGGCGTGA
- a CDS encoding DUF2637 domain-containing protein → MSDRLIRAGAALVVVTLGAIAAVISYRHAYTLAVQHGETGTTAALVPVTADGLLLVAGLVMLDAARRGVPAPALARLALALGIVATIAANLAHGVAHGVVGALVAAWPAVTLILTVELLMGMIRRAQAAPVSAMADIEPFDEPERWSGGPVGMEWRETLPAVESAPEVVETARESAPEVVATAITETGDLAPVVATARERFAETLATGGLPSVRALRRELRIGHPRAVRVRAALEAETARESALATAGSGRDRRSRRRAGGARGRPAAAAGRADRGPAGAGRGARPRRRADGGPAPARATA, encoded by the coding sequence ATGTCCGATCGTCTCATCCGTGCCGGCGCGGCGCTCGTCGTCGTCACGCTCGGCGCCATCGCGGCCGTGATCTCCTACCGGCACGCCTACACGTTGGCCGTCCAGCACGGCGAGACCGGCACGACGGCCGCGCTCGTCCCCGTGACCGCCGACGGCCTCCTCCTGGTCGCCGGCCTGGTGATGCTCGACGCGGCCCGCCGGGGCGTGCCTGCGCCCGCTCTGGCGCGTCTGGCGCTCGCGCTCGGCATCGTGGCGACCATCGCGGCCAACCTCGCTCACGGCGTCGCTCACGGCGTCGTGGGCGCCCTGGTGGCCGCATGGCCCGCCGTGACCCTGATCCTGACCGTCGAACTGCTCATGGGCATGATCCGCCGCGCACAGGCCGCGCCCGTGTCTGCCATGGCGGACATCGAGCCGTTCGACGAGCCGGAGCGGTGGTCCGGCGGCCCGGTGGGCATGGAGTGGCGGGAGACGCTCCCGGCGGTCGAGAGCGCCCCCGAGGTGGTCGAGACCGCTCGCGAGAGCGCCCCCGAGGTGGTCGCGACCGCGATCACGGAGACCGGCGACCTCGCCCCGGTGGTCGCGACCGCTCGGGAGCGGTTCGCCGAGACGCTCGCGACCGGCGGTCTGCCCTCGGTCCGGGCGCTGCGCCGGGAGCTGCGCATCGGCCACCCGCGCGCCGTTCGCGTCCGTGCCGCCCTGGAGGCCGAGACCGCCCGCGAGAGCGCTCTCGCGACCGCCGGGAGCGGTCGTGACCGCCGATCGCGTCGCCGAGCTGGAGGCGCGCGTGGACGCCCTGCAGCGGCAGCTGGCCGGGCTGACCGAGGTCCAGCTGGCGCAGGCCGAGGCGCTCGTCCGCGCCGTCGAGCAGATGGCGGGCCCGCGCCCGCACGTGCCACGGCCTGA
- a CDS encoding PLP-dependent aminotransferase family protein — protein sequence MTDLHLPLDRSAGRLAAQIAGGLRAAVRSGRLTAGTRLPSSRELARDLDVSRGVVVTAYEQLTAEGFLVARRGDGTRVAPTARPVADRAAAPAGSPPPVPRPRPEPRTAPAPAYDLWPSRPDLSAFPRDRWIAAARAALRTLPHDALTYPDPAGVPALRAELAGYLARVRAAHADPSRVVIMNGVAHGLSALLWLLRAGGHAVLAVEDPASDRQLPMLEAAGVRVVRVPVDGEGLDVGALARTGARAVLVTPAHQFPTGVVLSPARRAELIAWARDADGLILEDDYDAEFRYDREPVGCLQGVDPGRVVLLGSVSKSLAPALRLGWAVAPPAVAARLREHREYTDLGAPVLEQYAFAEFVRGGGYDRHLRAMRRRYRRRRDALVEALGVHLPGATVRGVSAGIHVYVELPEGIDEDAVVARAARAGVSVVGARAMWSPERAGGAAPALVLGYAGLSEMRLVKAAELLGQAVTHGAGG from the coding sequence GTGACCGACCTTCATCTCCCCCTCGACCGGTCCGCCGGGAGGCTGGCCGCCCAGATCGCCGGCGGCCTGCGCGCGGCCGTGCGCTCCGGCCGCCTGACGGCCGGGACGAGGCTGCCGTCGAGCCGCGAGCTGGCCCGCGACCTCGACGTCTCGCGCGGCGTCGTCGTCACCGCCTACGAGCAGCTGACCGCGGAGGGGTTCCTCGTGGCGCGGCGGGGCGACGGCACCCGCGTCGCGCCGACGGCCCGTCCCGTGGCGGACCGCGCGGCGGCCCCCGCCGGTTCCCCGCCTCCCGTTCCCCGGCCGCGGCCCGAGCCGCGCACCGCGCCGGCGCCGGCGTACGACCTGTGGCCGAGCCGCCCCGACCTGTCGGCGTTCCCCCGCGACCGCTGGATCGCCGCCGCCCGCGCCGCGCTGCGCACGCTCCCGCACGACGCGCTCACCTACCCCGACCCGGCCGGCGTCCCGGCCCTGCGCGCCGAGCTGGCCGGGTACCTGGCCCGCGTCCGGGCCGCGCACGCCGACCCGTCCCGCGTCGTGATCATGAACGGGGTGGCGCACGGGCTGTCGGCGCTGCTGTGGCTGCTGCGCGCCGGCGGGCACGCGGTCCTCGCCGTCGAGGACCCGGCCAGCGACCGGCAGCTGCCGATGCTGGAGGCCGCCGGGGTCCGGGTCGTCCGCGTCCCGGTGGACGGGGAGGGCCTGGACGTCGGCGCGCTCGCCCGGACGGGCGCGCGGGCCGTGCTCGTCACGCCCGCGCACCAGTTCCCGACGGGCGTCGTGCTGTCCCCGGCCCGCCGCGCCGAGCTGATCGCCTGGGCGCGCGACGCCGACGGCCTGATCCTGGAGGACGACTACGACGCCGAGTTCCGCTACGACCGCGAGCCGGTCGGCTGCCTGCAGGGCGTCGACCCCGGCCGCGTCGTCCTGCTCGGCTCGGTGAGCAAGTCGCTCGCCCCGGCGCTGCGCCTCGGCTGGGCCGTCGCACCGCCGGCCGTCGCCGCGCGGCTGCGCGAGCACCGCGAGTACACCGACCTGGGGGCGCCGGTGCTGGAGCAGTACGCCTTCGCGGAGTTCGTCCGGGGCGGCGGCTACGACCGCCACCTGCGCGCGATGCGGCGGCGCTACCGGCGCAGGCGGGACGCCCTCGTCGAGGCGCTGGGCGTGCACCTGCCCGGAGCGACGGTTCGCGGCGTCTCGGCGGGCATCCACGTCTACGTGGAGCTTCCGGAGGGGATCGACGAGGACGCGGTCGTGGCGCGGGCCGCGCGGGCCGGGGTGTCGGTCGTCGGCGCCCGCGCCATGTGGTCGCCGGAACGCGCGGGCGGCGCCGCGCCCGCCCTTGTCCTCGGTTACGCGGGCTTGTCCGAGATGCGGCTGGTCAAGGCGGCCGAACTCCTTGGTCAAGCGGTTACTCACGGTGCCGGAGGGTAG